Proteins from a single region of Ananas comosus cultivar F153 linkage group 3, ASM154086v1, whole genome shotgun sequence:
- the LOC109707456 gene encoding wall-associated receptor kinase 2-like, with protein sequence MAPKENSIPTGIVTLWGLLVLQLLALQLTSASVALPGCPQRCGGVEIPYPFGIGRACSMEGFTLNCTFSNSNHKPFLSNIEFLNISLSSGLARIAGHVSSQCYNATNGNVTYKDWQMKLRGSPYRFSSTLNKFTTIGCMTMAFLRVSEMANSSANSTANSYLSGCVSMCSSREDLSNGSCTGIGCCQTAIPKGMVYYRVRFAENFNSSTTYNFSQCGYAALVEEGTFNFSTSYITTSELYGTRLPLVVDWAVRNKNCSEARQNMTSYACKSEHSTCVGSANGPGYLCNCSEGYQGNPYLPHGCQDIDECASKDVPPCSESEVCYNTQGSYRCLCPNGTHGEHYNGTCYQSYQSYQSQKLPLAVKLVTVF encoded by the exons ATGGCGCCTAAAGAAAACTCTATCCCCACGGGAATAGTTACTCTGTGGGGACTACTTGTGCTCCAGCTCCTGGCATTGCAGCTCACATCTGCATCAGTCGCATTGCCGGGGTGCCCGCAACGATGCGGCGGCGTCGAGATCCCCTATCCGTTCGGCATCGGCCGGGCCTGCTCGATGGAGGGTTTCACACTCAACTGCACCTTCAGCAACAGCAACCACAAGCCCTTCCTGAGCAACATCGAATTCTTGAACATTTCCTTATCGTCGGGCCTCGCCCGCATTGCCGGCCATGTGTCGAGCCAATGCTACAATGCCACGAACGGCAACGTGACATACAAGGACTGGCAAATGAAACTTAGGGGGTCACCGTACCGGTTCTCCAGTACCCTCAACAAGTTTACGACCATCGGCTGCATGACGATGGCCTTTCTCAGAGTGAGCGAGATGGCGAATAGCTCCGCAAATAGCACGGCGAATAGCTATTTGTCAGGGTGCGTATCGATGTGCAGCAGCAGGGAGGACTTGAGCAACGGCTCGTGCACGGGCATCGGATGCTGTCAGACTGCCATCCCGAAGGGGATGGTGTACTACCGAGTGCGGTTTGCTGAAAACTTCAACAGCTCCACCACGTACAATTTCAGCCAGTGCGGCTATGCTGCACTGGTGGAGGAAGGCACCTTCAATTTCAGCACCTCCTACATCACGACCAGTGAGCTTTACGGAACAAGGCTGCCGTTGGTAGTCGATTGGGCTGTAAGAAACAAGAATTGCTCCGAAGCCCGGCAAAACATGACTTCCTACGCATGCAAAAGCGAGCACAGCACGTGCGTAGGCTCCGCGAACGGGCCTGGCTATCTCTGTAATTGCTCCGAGGGTTATCAAGGCAACCCTTATCTACCCCACGGGTGCCAAG ATATTGATGAGTGTGCAAGCAAGGATGTACCACCGTGCTCTGAGTCTGAGGTTTGTTACAATACACAAGGAAGTTATCGGTGTTTATGCCCAAACGGTACACATGGCGAACATTACAATGGAACTTGCTACCAAAGCTACCAGAGTTACCAGAGCCAGAAACTTCCACTAGCAGTGAAACTAGTTACAG ttttttga